The Geovibrio ferrireducens genomic interval CAAGGAGTATTACGGCAATTTTTTTCATTTCATCAGCTCCTAGAACGGCCATACCCAGCCGAGAACCGTTCCCAGCCAGCCTTTTTTATTCGAATCGGAGATTATGCCTTTGCCGCTGTAGGATATGCGGGCATCGGCTATGGCTGTGGAAGGTACTGTGTTTTCAGCGCTTATATCCTTCTGCCTGATTACTCCGGTGAGTTTTATTATCTGTTTTTCCTGATCAACCACTATTTCACGGTTGCCTTCAATCACAAGGTTGCCGCTGGGGAGAATCTCAATAACCCTTGCGGCTATTGTTGCACTCACGCGGTCAGACTTGCTCTTGCTGCCGTTCCCCGCGAAGGATTCCGAAGTGTTTGTGCCTATGGTGGGGCTGAACTCGTTTCCGGTTCCGAGAAAGTTGCTCATGCCGAGGTTAAGGGGAAGTCCGAGAGCCGCTGTGACAGAGGAGTTGTTGCTGCCTGATTTACTGGTCTGGGTTGAGTTGGAGTTGCTTGCGGAGGATGACTCCACAATGTTGACCACAATGAGGTCGCCAACCTGACGTGCCTTGTAGTCAAGGAACAGGGTTCCCCTCACGCCTGAATCCGCCCAGAGGGAGGCGGTGGGAACTTTTTCCCTCTGCTGCATGCCGTAGCGCTCAATGTCTTCCTTGTAGCTTGGCTTGTATGCTTCGGGCTCAAAGTCGTACTGCTTGGCGCAGCCTGAGAATATGAAAAGGGCAGTAAGAACCATGCCTGCCGTGAAAAATTTTCTTGTTCCTGTGCTCATTGTACACCTCTGTTAAGGGATTCTGAGATGTATTAGAAAGAATCGTGCCAAAGATGGTAAATTGCAGAGTATCAGGTATTTAGGATATTCGCGGGTTGGGAGGGGGAATATATTTCCCTGTTTAAGCATCTGCTGAGGCAGCAGTTCCATGGATGGAATGCTATATAAAGAAAAAAGGCTTGCTCTTTGCGGGAGCAAGCCTTTAAACTTATCGAAATAGCGGGAGCCGGATTTGAACCGACGACCTTCGGGTTATGAGCCCGACGAGCTACCAAGCTGCTCTATCCCGCGCCAAGGATTGCTAACATACACGCCTGCTTTTATGTTGTCAAGAATAAATATGAAATTTTTTTTAAGTCGGCGGGTATTGAAAAATAACAAAGACTATCATAGGATTAATTATAAGCTGAGAGTGCCGGATTACCCGGTTTTGCTGAATGAATTTCGAGGAGTGAGCTTCATGAATATTGTTTATATATCCGCTGTTCTTTTTGTATCAACAGCCGCTGCCGCCTATATTTTCCCTCAGATGCCGGGGGCTGATGCCGGCTTTATTCTCACTCTCCTCGTGTGCGCCACTGCCTGCGTCACAGGAGCAGCATACTGGAGAGGGAAAAAGAACCGCGAAAGAGAGGAGGAGCTCAGCGGAATGATCCTCAGGGAGGAGAAACGGACAGTGGGCAGGTTTCTCATACATGAATGGCGCGGGCTCATCCAGAACATAGGGATACAGGCGGAGATGATGGAGCGTGCGGACAATATAGAAGGGGTGCGCATAAACTGCGGAGTGATCCGCAAGATTCTCCGTGACGAGGCAGAGAAAACCGACAAGGCTGAATTTTACTTCCGCAAGGACGGCCAGAATATGAAAAAATCCTCAAAGGCTGTGCAGAAAGCTGTTTCTGATGCTGAGATTTTTCATGGCAGAAAAAGAGTAAAAGTTGTGTACAATACAAATAAAAAAGATCTCAAGTCAGACTTTGACAAGCTTCACCCTTGCGTATTCTTCGCACTGATGAACGCTTTTTCCGCCATTAAGGACAAAAATGTTTCTGTGATGCTCAGTGTGGCTGAAAGGGTTCTGGGGTTCACTGAGTTCCTTGAAATATCCGTAGAGGGGGGCGAAATGCTTTTTGACAAGGAGACGGAAGAGCTTTTTCATCCGTTCAATGTGTCCCCTGATAAGTTCAGGGGGTATTTCGGGCTCGCTTCCGTGAGGAGGCTTGCTTCCGATATGGGCGGCTTTGCCGAGGTTGAAAGAGGCATAGACAAAACCAGCATATATATTGTTATTCCGGTGGCTAAATGACGGAAAAATTTGAGAAAGCGGTTCAGGTATTCAACCATCCGGACAGGGATGATCTGGAGAAGGTGTACAGGCATTCGGTATTCATAGCCGACTGGCTGGGCAAAAACCCGGAATATGCGGCCAGGGCTCTTGATTTGGCAAAAACAGAGCGGGATGTGGATTCGATCCTTAATGATATTCTCACACAGGATTTTCATGAACTGGATGAGGAAGCCCTGCTCAGGCATCTGCGCATTATCAAAATGACGGAATACACCGCCATAGCCCTGAAAGACCTTGTTTACGGGGCTGATGTTAGGGACATAACGGCGCATATATCCGCATTTGCATCCGCGTCCCTTGAGGCGGCATATAAGTACGCCTATTTCAGGATAAGCCGCGAACTGGGCAGGCCGCAGGACTCGGAAGGCTCAAGGATCGGCATGACGGTGATCGGTCTGGGCAAGCTGGGCGGCTGGGAGCTGAACTTCAGCTCTGACATAGACATAATGTATGTTTACGGAACAGAGGTAGGCAGAACAGACGACAGCGGCGATAAGCCCTCTGTGGAAAACCATGTTTTTTTCAGCCGCGTTGCCGAAAAGATCACCCATTACATAGGCGCACGGACAGCGGACGGAATAGTGTTCCGTGTGGATCTCCGCCTCCGTCCTGACGGGGACAGGGGGGCAATAGCTCTGCCTGTGAGAAGCTGCGAGATATATTACGAATCCTACGGTCAGGGGTGGGAGAGGATGATGCTTCTCAAGGCCAGACCCGTTGCAGGGGATAAGCGAACCGGAGCGGAGTTTCTCCGCGCGGTGAGGCCGTTTGTTTTCAGGCGCAGCCTCGATTACAAGCTGCTGGATGAGCTTAAAAATATAAAGCAGAAGATAGACCGCCGCGAGGAGATAAGGGGTAACAGAAACGTAAAGCTGGGTTACGGGGGCATAAGGGAGATCGAGTTTGTTGTTCAGGCGTTTCAGATTCTTTACTATCCCAAATATCCGGAGATCTACCACCCCTCCACTCTGGAAGGGATAGATCTGCTTGTCAAATTCGGGCAGCTTGAAGCAGAAACCGCGGAGAGGCTCAAAGACGAATACCGTTTCCTGCG includes:
- a CDS encoding flagellar basal body L-ring protein FlgH, giving the protein MSTGTRKFFTAGMVLTALFIFSGCAKQYDFEPEAYKPSYKEDIERYGMQQREKVPTASLWADSGVRGTLFLDYKARQVGDLIVVNIVESSSASNSNSTQTSKSGSNNSSVTAALGLPLNLGMSNFLGTGNEFSPTIGTNTSESFAGNGSKSKSDRVSATIAARVIEILPSGNLVIEGNREIVVDQEKQIIKLTGVIRQKDISAENTVPSTAIADARISYSGKGIISDSNKKGWLGTVLGWVWPF
- a CDS encoding ATP-binding protein, whose amino-acid sequence is MNIVYISAVLFVSTAAAAYIFPQMPGADAGFILTLLVCATACVTGAAYWRGKKNREREEELSGMILREEKRTVGRFLIHEWRGLIQNIGIQAEMMERADNIEGVRINCGVIRKILRDEAEKTDKAEFYFRKDGQNMKKSSKAVQKAVSDAEIFHGRKRVKVVYNTNKKDLKSDFDKLHPCVFFALMNAFSAIKDKNVSVMLSVAERVLGFTEFLEISVEGGEMLFDKETEELFHPFNVSPDKFRGYFGLASVRRLASDMGGFAEVERGIDKTSIYIVIPVAK